One genomic window of Polyangium aurulentum includes the following:
- a CDS encoding lysophospholipid acyltransferase family protein has protein sequence MDVREAFRAVRQWAPFTARTVAYGTVSLTLGPLTRDRRASLWAMRKWCQSSARGLHIDIEATGIENAPVSTPFVYCSNHQSLLDILVLGAVLPGDFKWAAKRELMKIPFLGWHLQLAGHVPVERGGGARTAAEVIKRFEEVLGQGKPLLVFPEGTRSSDGVLQSFKNGGFYAAVRAGVPVVPVALEGTGHLMHKGALDTGEGQRRLVRVRVGKPIEPLREGREAARVADLRDRTHAAVSNLLVAIGGRVPPRASTGRDEQVSASSES, from the coding sequence ATGGATGTCCGTGAAGCCTTTCGTGCCGTGCGCCAGTGGGCGCCTTTCACTGCTCGCACCGTCGCCTATGGGACCGTATCGCTCACGCTCGGGCCGCTGACGCGGGATCGGCGCGCGAGCTTGTGGGCGATGCGCAAGTGGTGTCAATCGAGCGCGCGGGGGCTCCACATCGACATCGAGGCGACCGGGATCGAGAACGCTCCGGTGAGCACGCCGTTCGTGTATTGCTCGAATCACCAGAGCCTGCTCGACATCCTGGTGCTCGGGGCCGTATTGCCTGGCGATTTCAAGTGGGCCGCCAAGCGCGAGCTGATGAAGATTCCGTTCCTCGGCTGGCATTTGCAGCTCGCGGGGCACGTGCCCGTGGAGCGCGGGGGCGGGGCGCGGACGGCGGCGGAGGTCATCAAGCGGTTCGAGGAGGTCCTCGGCCAGGGCAAGCCGCTGCTCGTGTTCCCGGAGGGGACGCGCAGCAGTGACGGCGTGCTGCAATCGTTCAAGAATGGCGGTTTCTATGCCGCCGTGCGGGCGGGGGTGCCCGTCGTGCCGGTGGCGCTCGAGGGCACGGGGCATTTGATGCACAAGGGTGCCCTCGATACGGGCGAGGGGCAGCGCAGGCTCGTGCGGGTGCGCGTGGGCAAGCCGATCGAGCCGCTGCGCGAGGGCAGGGAGGCGGCGAGGGTCGCGGATCTGCGCGATCGCACGCACGCGGCCGTCTCGAATCTGCTCGTCGCCATTGGCGGGCGCGTGCCGCCGCGCGCCTCGACGGGCCGGGACGAGCAGGTATCGGCCTCGTCCGAGAGCTGA
- the pqqB gene encoding pyrroloquinoline quinone biosynthesis protein PqqB, with protein MLVRVLGSAAGGGFPQWNCACRNCRGVRDGSVRARPRSQAQVAVSADGVNFFLLGASPDVRTQIESFSPLHPRPPRRSPVAGVLLAHGDLEQTLGLLSLRESQPITVYATERVQKGFTEGNALYRALERFSGQVTWRAIAPLVEQPLLLSNGAPSGLSVLPVAVPGKVPLHLEERVPASPEDNVGFLIREPARGQTLAYFPSVGAPITSLPWHLSEANCIFFDGTFWSDDELVAPGLSEKRATDLAHWPVGGAEGSLNMLAGLTAARRILIHVNNTNPLLREDSLERRAAMAAGVEVAHDGMELVM; from the coding sequence ATGCTGGTACGCGTGCTCGGCTCGGCGGCAGGGGGCGGTTTTCCGCAGTGGAACTGCGCTTGCCGGAACTGCCGGGGGGTACGCGATGGCTCGGTGAGGGCACGCCCGCGCAGCCAGGCTCAGGTCGCGGTGAGCGCGGACGGCGTGAATTTCTTCCTCCTCGGTGCCTCTCCTGACGTCCGCACGCAGATCGAGAGCTTTTCCCCGCTCCACCCGCGCCCCCCGCGCCGCTCTCCCGTCGCGGGCGTTTTGCTCGCCCATGGCGATCTCGAGCAAACCCTGGGACTTTTGTCCTTGCGCGAGTCGCAGCCGATCACCGTTTACGCGACCGAGCGGGTGCAAAAAGGTTTTACCGAAGGGAACGCCCTTTACCGCGCGCTCGAGCGGTTCTCGGGGCAGGTCACCTGGCGCGCGATCGCGCCCCTCGTGGAGCAGCCGCTGCTTTTGTCGAATGGCGCGCCGAGCGGGCTTTCGGTGCTGCCGGTCGCGGTGCCGGGCAAGGTGCCGCTCCACCTCGAGGAGCGCGTGCCCGCCTCGCCCGAGGACAACGTCGGCTTTTTGATTCGCGAGCCGGCGCGCGGACAGACCCTCGCTTATTTCCCGTCGGTCGGCGCCCCGATCACGAGCCTGCCGTGGCACCTCAGCGAGGCCAATTGCATCTTCTTCGACGGCACGTTCTGGAGCGACGACGAGCTCGTCGCGCCCGGGCTCAGCGAGAAGCGCGCGACCGATCTCGCGCACTGGCCCGTGGGCGGCGCCGAAGGCAGCCTGAACATGCTCGCCGGGCTCACGGCGGCGCGGCGCATCCTCATTCACGTGAACAACACGAACCCGCTCCTTCGCGAAGACTCGCTCGAGCGGCGGGCCGCGATGGCGGCCGGGGTCGAGGTCGCGCACGACGGGATGGAGCTTGTGATGTAG
- a CDS encoding AMP-binding protein, producing MTPTETFLRARDLLLQHRDDYEKAYAAFSPPEMPVFNWALDWFDVLAKDNRRPALWIVREGGEDEIVSFAEMSERSARVANFLRGMGVRRGDRILMMLPTVLATWEVMLAATKLGAVIIPASMQLTPADLADRVSRGAVRHVVTEAACAERFQAVEGDYTRIAVGGGVAGWTAYEDALAASADFAADGETRAEDPLLLYFTSGTTAKPKLVLHTHQSYPVGHLSTMYWVGMREGDVHQNISSPGWAKHAWSSFFAPWNAGATVLVHDYARFSAKRSLEVLSRAGVGTLCAPPTVWRMLIVEDLGQKPAALKELVSAGEPLNPEVIERVRQSWGITIRDGYGQTETTAQIGNSPGQEVVLGSMGRPLPGYSVALVDGEGRETGGEGEIALRLDPRPRGLMVGYADDPERTAAVMAGGFYRTGDEATRDERGYYHYVGRGDDVFKSSDYRISPFELESVLIEHPAVAECAIVPSPDPMRLAVPKAFVALAPGKAPSEALAREILLFAKEKLAPYKRVRRLEFMELPKTISGKIRRVELRSRERDLQASGGAPEGEHRLEEIEKKG from the coding sequence ATGACCCCGACCGAGACCTTCCTCCGCGCCCGCGATCTGCTCCTTCAGCACCGCGACGACTACGAAAAGGCCTACGCGGCCTTCTCCCCGCCCGAGATGCCCGTCTTCAACTGGGCGCTCGATTGGTTCGACGTCCTCGCCAAGGACAACCGCCGGCCTGCCTTGTGGATCGTGCGCGAGGGGGGCGAGGACGAGATCGTCTCGTTCGCCGAGATGTCGGAGCGCTCCGCGCGCGTCGCGAATTTCCTCCGCGGCATGGGCGTTCGCCGCGGCGACAGAATCCTCATGATGCTGCCGACCGTGCTTGCCACGTGGGAGGTGATGCTCGCCGCGACCAAGCTCGGCGCCGTGATCATCCCGGCCTCGATGCAGCTCACCCCGGCGGACCTCGCCGACCGCGTCTCGCGCGGCGCCGTCAGGCACGTCGTCACCGAGGCGGCTTGCGCCGAGCGGTTCCAGGCCGTGGAGGGCGATTACACGCGCATTGCGGTCGGCGGGGGCGTGGCCGGGTGGACGGCGTACGAGGACGCGCTCGCGGCTTCTGCCGATTTCGCGGCCGACGGCGAGACGCGGGCGGAGGACCCGCTCCTGCTCTATTTCACCTCCGGCACGACCGCGAAGCCGAAGCTCGTCTTGCACACGCACCAGAGCTATCCCGTCGGGCACCTCTCGACGATGTACTGGGTCGGCATGCGCGAGGGGGACGTGCACCAGAACATCAGCTCTCCGGGCTGGGCCAAGCACGCGTGGTCGAGCTTCTTCGCGCCCTGGAACGCGGGGGCCACCGTGCTCGTGCACGATTACGCGCGATTCTCGGCGAAGCGCTCGCTCGAGGTGCTCTCGCGCGCGGGCGTCGGGACCTTGTGCGCGCCGCCGACGGTGTGGCGCATGCTGATCGTGGAGGATCTCGGCCAGAAGCCGGCGGCGCTGAAGGAGCTGGTGAGCGCGGGTGAGCCATTGAACCCCGAGGTGATCGAGAGGGTGCGGCAGAGCTGGGGGATCACGATCCGCGACGGCTATGGGCAGACGGAGACCACGGCGCAGATCGGAAACTCCCCCGGGCAGGAGGTCGTGCTCGGCTCGATGGGGCGGCCCTTGCCCGGCTATTCGGTCGCGCTCGTCGACGGCGAGGGGCGCGAGACGGGCGGGGAGGGCGAGATCGCGCTGCGCCTCGATCCCAGGCCGCGCGGGCTCATGGTGGGCTACGCGGACGATCCGGAGCGCACGGCGGCCGTGATGGCGGGCGGGTTTTACAGGACAGGCGACGAGGCCACGCGCGACGAGCGCGGGTATTACCATTACGTCGGGCGTGGGGACGACGTGTTCAAGAGCTCGGATTACCGGATCAGCCCCTTCGAGCTCGAGAGCGTGCTCATCGAGCACCCGGCCGTCGCGGAGTGCGCGATCGTCCCGAGCCCGGATCCGATGCGCCTCGCCGTGCCCAAGGCGTTCGTCGCCCTCGCCCCCGGCAAGGCGCCGAGCGAGGCGCTGGCGCGCGAGATCCTTTTGTTCGCCAAGGAAAAACTCGCGCCGTACAAGCGCGTCCGCCGGCTCGAGTTCATGGAGCTGCCGAAGACCATCTCGGGCAAGATCCGGCGGGTCGAGCTGCGCAGCCGCGAGCGGGATTTGCAGGCGTCCGGCGGGGCTCCGGAGGGGGAGCACCGGCTCGAGGAGATCGAGAAGAAGGGTTGA
- a CDS encoding GAF domain-containing protein, with the protein MAHLDSPDRLAAITPSLTRLDDDDEVLDACVAEAARIAEVPIALVSVLMRGIQVFRAQRGLPPELATSRATSRAISFCTVVVQEELPLLVEDAPNDTRVPQVMVENYGIRAYVGVPVRVHGQVVGALCAVDVVPRRFCKDVVVAMKRLASRVSARLAALDAVNRAPGEPIDPEDLDTRARRLVEDARLVECALLAIEPVLAPLAAAPVPCSALSETELRADLRAAIRCYEDMTIAVQNLTAEAARVFADESEPRLARVRLEAQALEREMSEIGPMVLLARGVLTKTLGLEAACKGAKVLVGAFGFHAAALAAARRLIEAAGHAMSEVSS; encoded by the coding sequence ATGGCTCACCTCGACTCGCCCGACCGGCTGGCCGCAATCACACCGTCGCTCACGCGTCTCGACGACGACGACGAGGTGCTCGACGCCTGCGTCGCGGAGGCGGCGCGCATCGCCGAGGTGCCGATTGCGCTCGTGAGCGTGCTGATGCGCGGAATTCAGGTGTTCCGGGCGCAACGCGGGCTGCCGCCGGAGCTCGCGACGAGCCGCGCGACGTCACGCGCGATCTCGTTCTGCACGGTCGTGGTCCAGGAGGAGCTGCCGTTGCTCGTGGAGGACGCGCCGAACGACACCCGCGTGCCGCAGGTGATGGTGGAGAATTACGGCATCCGCGCGTACGTCGGGGTGCCGGTGCGGGTGCACGGGCAGGTCGTGGGCGCGCTCTGCGCCGTCGATGTCGTGCCGCGCCGGTTCTGCAAGGACGTGGTGGTCGCCATGAAGCGCCTCGCGTCGCGGGTCTCCGCGCGGCTCGCGGCCCTCGACGCCGTGAATCGAGCCCCGGGCGAGCCGATAGACCCGGAGGACCTCGATACACGCGCGAGGAGGCTCGTCGAGGACGCGCGGCTCGTCGAGTGCGCGCTCCTGGCCATCGAGCCCGTGCTGGCGCCCCTCGCAGCCGCCCCAGTTCCCTGCTCGGCATTGTCGGAGACGGAGCTGCGCGCCGATCTCCGCGCCGCGATCCGCTGCTACGAGGACATGACCATTGCCGTGCAAAACCTCACCGCGGAGGCCGCGCGCGTCTTCGCGGACGAGAGCGAGCCCAGGCTCGCACGGGTGCGGCTCGAGGCGCAGGCGCTCGAGCGAGAGATGTCGGAGATCGGGCCCATGGTGCTGCTCGCGCGCGGGGTGCTCACGAAGACCCTGGGGCTCGAGGCCGCGTGCAAGGGCGCGAAGGTCCTGGTGGGCGCATTCGGCTTCCATGCCGCCGCGCTCGCCGCAGCACGGCGGCTCATCGAGGCCGCCGGCCACGCGATGAGCGAGGTGTCTTCATGA
- a CDS encoding clostripain-related cysteine peptidase — MRRGRHDERRRNRPRSRARRAALALAALIAACSPDQPIGGTAPKGSSAEAGKPAMPQGADPVDRDGPPSEWVADYTLLVYAANDDRDTALVAAFDQDALEWQNGLGGSALFRILVERDYAPFQAGPNGGASRPSERYALYREERQSPEGSGGGEVQILGETDTSSPDTLRDFLVYGVRRFPARHYWVVVTGHGDGWNGLADDATTGTGKRLSIGGLRDALAEASRVISKEIRTRPGLGGPGTSERVDVVQFDVCRLGSVEVATALQDVADYMIASQQTVPDAGHPYSALRYITQDHTGASPRALVSSVVNDYVRAYVDGVSTVARAYVGTSVTSVGLDLRRMPPLVSSLEGLVSAVRKERPRGFSCNEVASLVSDACGRANVKPSEELGRGRSRETPASAASIDLVALLESLADPARCTPGDEATPVVSEEVVNAARKALAVIGRPPMQSEAEPEGIPLLYGGQYRKIGGFNGAGPFISEAHRVDPGTGERLGGLSVLWGDPFELLYRDKGVSPLDTYRGLTFEAQTGWTQIMEACIAQAEACYNAEPDPTNPDADPCEGF, encoded by the coding sequence ATGAGGCGAGGACGGCACGACGAACGGCGACGCAATCGACCCAGGAGCCGCGCTCGGCGCGCCGCCCTCGCCCTCGCGGCGCTCATCGCCGCATGCAGCCCGGATCAGCCCATCGGAGGCACGGCTCCCAAGGGGAGCTCCGCCGAGGCGGGCAAGCCCGCAATGCCCCAGGGGGCCGATCCCGTGGATCGCGACGGCCCGCCCTCGGAATGGGTCGCGGATTATACGCTGCTCGTCTATGCGGCGAACGACGACCGGGACACGGCCCTCGTCGCCGCATTCGATCAGGACGCCCTCGAGTGGCAGAACGGCCTCGGGGGCAGCGCCCTCTTCCGCATCCTGGTCGAGCGCGATTACGCGCCCTTCCAGGCGGGCCCGAACGGGGGGGCGAGCCGACCCTCGGAGCGCTATGCGCTCTACCGCGAGGAGCGCCAGAGCCCCGAGGGATCGGGCGGCGGCGAGGTCCAGATCCTCGGCGAGACCGACACGTCGAGCCCCGACACGCTGCGCGATTTCCTCGTCTATGGCGTGCGCCGCTTCCCGGCCCGCCATTACTGGGTCGTGGTCACCGGGCACGGCGACGGCTGGAACGGCCTCGCCGACGACGCCACCACGGGGACGGGCAAGCGCCTGTCCATCGGCGGATTGCGCGACGCGCTCGCCGAGGCGTCGCGCGTCATCTCGAAGGAGATTCGCACCCGCCCGGGGCTCGGCGGGCCGGGGACCTCGGAGCGCGTCGACGTGGTCCAGTTCGACGTCTGCCGCCTCGGCTCCGTCGAGGTCGCGACCGCGCTGCAGGACGTCGCCGATTACATGATCGCCTCGCAGCAGACCGTGCCCGACGCCGGCCACCCCTACAGCGCATTGCGCTACATCACCCAGGATCACACGGGCGCCTCGCCGCGCGCGCTCGTCTCTTCGGTCGTCAACGATTACGTGCGCGCCTATGTCGACGGCGTCTCCACCGTGGCCCGCGCCTATGTCGGCACCTCGGTGACCAGCGTCGGCCTCGATCTGCGGCGCATGCCTCCGCTCGTCTCGTCGCTCGAGGGGCTCGTGAGCGCGGTGCGCAAGGAGCGGCCGCGGGGTTTTTCCTGCAACGAGGTCGCCTCGCTCGTGAGCGACGCGTGTGGCAGGGCGAACGTGAAGCCCTCGGAGGAGCTCGGGCGCGGACGCAGCCGGGAGACGCCTGCCTCGGCGGCGTCGATCGATCTGGTGGCGCTGCTCGAGAGCCTCGCCGATCCGGCGCGGTGCACGCCCGGCGACGAGGCGACGCCCGTGGTGAGCGAGGAGGTCGTGAACGCGGCCCGGAAGGCCCTCGCCGTGATCGGCCGTCCCCCCATGCAATCGGAGGCGGAGCCCGAGGGCATTCCGCTCCTCTACGGCGGCCAGTATCGAAAGATCGGTGGATTCAATGGGGCTGGCCCGTTCATCAGCGAGGCGCACCGCGTCGATCCGGGCACGGGCGAGCGCCTCGGCGGGCTCAGCGTGCTCTGGGGCGATCCCTTCGAGCTGCTCTATCGCGACAAGGGCGTCTCGCCGCTCGACACCTATCGCGGCCTCACCTTCGAGGCCCAGACCGGCTGGACCCAGATCATGGAGGCGTGCATCGCGCAAGCCGAGGCGTGCTACAACGCAGAGCCTGACCCGACGAACCCCGACGCCGATCCTTGCGAAGGGTTCTGA
- a CDS encoding DUF6065 family protein codes for MSDSPPDQPDSAGLPFIAHHVSEGTPPAIVPAPHARAWMSDTRDAFANRCLPLLIANQAGWLVLSSSAVRARWDGGDALGNLEVEHTDGEPPFLAKSHFGHGILTFTLPYLFRTPQGFNLLVRGPANHPKDGASPLEGIVETDWCTATFTMNWKLTRPGLWVTFARGEPIAMLVPQRRGELEAFAPEIRGMYDDPDVARSYAAWRESRAQFLEELPTPESPANRKGWQKHYVHGQGPDGITAPEHQRKLALRTFLDRNKKR; via the coding sequence ATGAGCGATTCGCCGCCCGACCAACCCGACTCCGCGGGCCTTCCCTTCATCGCACACCACGTCAGTGAGGGCACGCCGCCCGCGATCGTCCCCGCGCCCCACGCGCGCGCCTGGATGAGCGACACCCGCGACGCGTTCGCCAATCGCTGCCTGCCGTTGCTCATCGCCAACCAGGCCGGCTGGCTCGTCCTTTCGAGCAGCGCGGTCCGCGCCCGCTGGGATGGCGGCGACGCGCTCGGCAACCTCGAGGTCGAGCACACGGACGGCGAGCCGCCCTTCCTCGCGAAGAGCCATTTCGGTCACGGCATCCTCACGTTCACCCTCCCCTATCTCTTTCGCACGCCACAGGGCTTCAACCTGCTCGTCCGCGGGCCGGCCAATCACCCGAAGGACGGCGCGAGCCCGCTCGAGGGAATCGTCGAGACCGACTGGTGCACGGCCACGTTCACGATGAACTGGAAGCTCACGCGCCCCGGGCTCTGGGTGACCTTCGCGCGCGGCGAGCCCATCGCCATGCTCGTCCCCCAGCGCCGCGGCGAGCTCGAGGCCTTCGCGCCCGAGATCCGCGGAATGTACGACGACCCCGACGTCGCCCGCTCCTACGCGGCCTGGCGCGAAAGCCGCGCGCAGTTTCTGGAGGAATTGCCGACTCCGGAGTCGCCCGCGAACCGGAAGGGATGGCAAAAGCATTATGTGCACGGCCAGGGCCCGGACGGGATCACCGCGCCCGAGCACCAGCGCAAGCTCGCGCTGCGGACTTTCCTCGATCGCAATAAAAAGCGCTGA
- a CDS encoding toxin-antitoxin system YwqK family antitoxin: protein MNRIPAEVLPFLADEALRLLEDMPDGGSDEVQRLIESMPRQVRPYCTPRALPARLRLVVAEDTTLESFDERRLRVPPGAIVKREEAPDHTKLIHCSVPGDGNGARPRREGPFVAFYPNGRLRAQGVHRLNEREGLWVTYRENGRRERMEHYRRGKLHGVRILYYPSGQVESEADYVQDRLHGWQKLWNPDGTPLGATFHHEGRPIEKIFPDGTRRRA, encoded by the coding sequence ATGAACCGGATACCTGCCGAGGTGCTTCCTTTTTTGGCCGACGAGGCCCTGCGCCTCCTCGAGGACATGCCGGATGGCGGCTCGGACGAGGTGCAGCGCCTCATCGAGAGCATGCCTCGCCAGGTCAGGCCTTATTGCACGCCGCGCGCGCTCCCGGCGCGCCTGCGCCTCGTCGTCGCCGAGGACACGACGCTCGAGAGCTTCGACGAACGCCGGCTGCGCGTCCCCCCGGGCGCGATTGTCAAGCGCGAAGAGGCGCCCGATCACACGAAGCTCATCCATTGCTCCGTCCCCGGTGATGGCAACGGCGCGCGCCCGCGGCGCGAGGGGCCATTCGTTGCGTTTTATCCCAATGGACGCCTGCGGGCGCAGGGGGTTCATCGGCTGAACGAGCGGGAAGGCCTGTGGGTCACCTACCGCGAGAACGGCCGTCGCGAGCGGATGGAGCATTATCGCCGCGGCAAGCTCCACGGCGTGCGAATTCTCTATTATCCGAGCGGTCAGGTCGAGAGCGAGGCCGATTATGTGCAGGATCGCCTGCACGGCTGGCAAAAGCTCTGGAACCCCGACGGCACCCCCCTCGGCGCGACCTTCCACCACGAGGGTCGCCCCATTGAAAAGATCTTTCCCGACGGCACCCGCCGCAGGGCCTGA